One Cellulomonas sp. Y8 DNA segment encodes these proteins:
- a CDS encoding LLM class flavin-dependent oxidoreductase, producing the protein MRFQLLDIVFNPPHPVTGEAVPPADRLARTVRHAVLAEELGFDSFAVGERHAGDVLSSAPTVILGAIAASTSRILLSTGVTVLSLLDPVRVAEDLATVDQLSRGRLEIVIGKGNEVLQYPLLGLDIDKQYEYLAENYELLRLLLSEEDVTWEGRHRHRLEHATTLPRPYAGPFRIWHGSATSRFAVELAAKWGDPIVTANALQPRENYAVLLDHYRERYAAHGHDPARAYVGSGSGGLFLADTTEAAVAQYRPLYQGQVDAAARRGYGADAVGKAPSFRTLEEAVERGPALVGSPERVAEKILDYHATYGHVLQSVSVNHLLDPAEQEDVLRRFAEEVAPLVRAEVRTDLWSAADPRRAAGFTAVDHAARAPVPVAG; encoded by the coding sequence GTGCGCTTCCAGCTGCTCGACATCGTCTTCAACCCGCCGCACCCGGTCACGGGCGAGGCGGTGCCGCCGGCCGACCGGCTCGCCCGGACCGTCCGGCACGCCGTCCTGGCCGAGGAGCTCGGCTTCGACTCGTTCGCCGTGGGGGAGCGGCACGCCGGCGACGTGCTGTCGTCGGCCCCCACGGTGATCCTCGGCGCGATCGCCGCGTCGACCAGCCGGATCCTGCTGTCGACGGGCGTCACCGTGCTGTCGCTCCTCGACCCGGTGCGCGTGGCCGAGGACCTGGCGACCGTCGACCAGCTGTCCCGCGGCCGGCTGGAGATCGTCATCGGCAAGGGCAACGAGGTGCTGCAGTACCCGCTGCTCGGCCTCGACATCGACAAGCAGTACGAGTACCTGGCGGAGAACTACGAGCTGCTCCGCCTCCTGCTGTCGGAGGAGGACGTGACCTGGGAGGGCCGGCACCGGCACCGCCTGGAGCACGCCACCACGCTGCCGCGGCCGTACGCCGGGCCGTTCCGGATCTGGCACGGCTCGGCGACCTCCCGGTTCGCCGTCGAGCTGGCGGCGAAGTGGGGCGACCCGATCGTCACCGCGAACGCCCTGCAGCCGCGGGAGAACTACGCCGTGCTGCTCGACCACTACCGCGAGCGGTACGCCGCGCACGGCCACGACCCGGCCCGCGCGTACGTCGGCTCCGGCTCCGGCGGGCTGTTCCTCGCGGACACCACCGAGGCCGCCGTCGCGCAGTACCGGCCGCTCTACCAGGGCCAGGTCGACGCGGCCGCCCGCCGGGGCTACGGCGCCGACGCCGTGGGGAAGGCGCCGTCCTTCCGCACGCTCGAGGAGGCCGTCGAGCGCGGCCCGGCCCTGGTCGGCTCCCCGGAGCGGGTGGCCGAGAAGATCCTCGACTACCACGCGACCTACGGGCACGTCCTGCAGTCCGTCTCCGTGAACCACCTGCTCGACCCGGCGGAGCAGGAGGACGTCCTGCGCCGGTTCGCCGAGGAGGTCGCGCCGCTGGTCCGCGCCGAGGTGCGCACCGACCTGTGGTCCGCCGCCGACCCCCGCCGGGCGGCCGGCTTCACCGCCGTCGACCACGCGGCACGGGCCCCCGTGCCCGTCGCCGGCTGA
- a CDS encoding LLM class flavin-dependent oxidoreductase, whose translation MPENLRVPLSVLDLAVVPAGGTGTQAVRAAVDLAVDLDRLGYHRVWYAEHHLSPGVGSASPAVLAAAVAARTERIRVGSGAVLLSTTSPLVAAEQFGTLAALHPGRVDLGLGRAFTPPGGTKDAALGDAAPAAPPAARPAAGPRVVDGLYVPGAPPIDGSDSVLRERLLAQKRVVGASRTPAAFRDELGLVLGLRAGDYAEADGTRHVAPPVEGADFDLWVLASSAGESARVAGELGLPIAANFHVSPATTLDTIAAYRAAFRPGVLDRPYVVVSADVLVAGTTAEARALAAPFADWVLSIRRGIAGAIAYPRPVDAVPWEERDADERALVADRVDTRVVGAPADVVARLETLQRVTGADELLITTATHDPADARRSFALLAEAWGVAPAAEAPPAGADRAALTLVP comes from the coding sequence ATGCCCGAGAACCTTCGCGTCCCGCTGTCCGTGCTCGACCTCGCGGTCGTGCCCGCCGGCGGCACCGGCACCCAGGCCGTGCGGGCGGCCGTCGACCTGGCCGTCGACCTCGACCGGCTCGGCTACCACCGCGTCTGGTACGCCGAGCACCACCTGTCGCCGGGCGTCGGCTCCGCGTCGCCCGCCGTGCTCGCCGCCGCCGTCGCGGCTCGCACGGAGCGGATCCGCGTCGGCTCGGGGGCGGTGCTGCTGAGCACCACCAGCCCGCTGGTCGCCGCCGAGCAGTTCGGCACCCTCGCCGCGCTGCACCCGGGACGGGTCGACCTGGGTCTGGGGCGCGCGTTCACGCCGCCGGGCGGGACGAAGGACGCCGCGCTCGGGGACGCCGCGCCCGCCGCGCCGCCCGCCGCGCGCCCCGCGGCCGGACCCCGCGTCGTCGACGGCCTGTACGTCCCCGGCGCCCCGCCGATCGACGGCTCCGACTCGGTGCTGCGCGAGCGGCTGCTCGCCCAGAAGCGGGTCGTCGGCGCGTCCCGCACCCCGGCGGCGTTCCGCGACGAGCTCGGCCTGGTCCTCGGCCTGCGGGCCGGCGACTACGCCGAGGCCGACGGCACCCGGCACGTGGCCCCGCCGGTCGAGGGCGCCGACTTCGACCTCTGGGTGCTCGCCTCCTCGGCAGGGGAGAGCGCGCGGGTGGCGGGGGAGCTCGGGCTGCCGATCGCGGCGAACTTCCACGTCAGCCCGGCGACGACGCTCGACACGATCGCCGCCTACCGGGCCGCGTTCCGCCCGGGCGTCCTGGACCGGCCGTACGTCGTCGTGTCGGCGGACGTGCTGGTCGCGGGCACCACCGCCGAGGCCCGGGCGCTGGCCGCGCCGTTCGCCGACTGGGTGCTGTCGATCCGCCGGGGCATCGCCGGGGCGATCGCGTACCCGCGCCCCGTCGACGCCGTGCCCTGGGAGGAGCGGGACGCCGACGAGCGCGCCCTCGTCGCTGACCGCGTCGACACCCGGGTCGTCGGCGCCCCCGCGGACGTCGTCGCCCGGCTGGAGACGCTGCAGCGCGTCACGGGCGCCGACGAGCTGCTGATCACCACCGCCACGCACGACCCGGCCGACGCCCGCCGGTCGTTCGCGCTGCTCGCCGAGGCGTGGGGCGTCGCCCCCGCCGCCGAGGCACCGCCCGCCGGCGCCGACCGCGCCGCCCTCACCCTCGTCCCCTGA
- a CDS encoding ABC transporter substrate-binding protein, translating into MPVLALLAACGGTSDAAEAGSELQDAAEAAGLEVNTSPDQDRVHTAENPDAIALLPPELAEQDTFTVAVSAYVAPLAFLADDDATPIGNETDIAQLVADALGKDLDLQVKAWADWPLAVQSGDVDATISNVTVTEERKELFDFSSYRNDELGWLVKAGSDITEIDEPSDIAGLTVAVGSGTNQEKILLAWDEENQAAGLDPVQVEYFENDGDTILALQSGRIDASFGPNATAAYKAKVSPQDFTVVGTLNGGWPDTAQIAVTTLKGSGWADAVTAALQGAFDDGSYTEVLERWGLEAEAIDAPETNPPGLPKTS; encoded by the coding sequence GTGCCCGTCCTCGCCCTGCTCGCCGCCTGCGGCGGGACGTCCGACGCGGCCGAGGCCGGCAGCGAGCTGCAGGACGCCGCCGAGGCCGCCGGCCTCGAGGTGAACACCTCGCCGGACCAGGACCGCGTCCACACCGCCGAGAACCCGGACGCCATCGCGCTGCTGCCCCCGGAGCTCGCCGAGCAGGACACGTTCACCGTCGCGGTGAGCGCCTACGTCGCGCCGCTGGCGTTCCTCGCCGACGACGACGCCACGCCGATCGGCAACGAGACGGACATCGCCCAGCTCGTCGCCGACGCGCTCGGCAAGGACCTCGACCTGCAGGTCAAGGCCTGGGCCGACTGGCCGCTCGCGGTCCAGTCCGGCGACGTCGACGCAACCATCTCGAACGTCACCGTGACCGAGGAGCGCAAGGAGCTGTTCGACTTCTCGTCCTACCGGAACGACGAGCTCGGCTGGCTGGTGAAGGCCGGCAGCGACATCACGGAGATCGACGAGCCCTCCGACATCGCGGGCCTCACCGTGGCCGTCGGCTCGGGCACCAACCAGGAGAAGATCCTGCTCGCCTGGGACGAGGAGAACCAGGCCGCCGGCCTCGACCCCGTGCAGGTCGAGTACTTCGAGAACGACGGCGACACCATCCTCGCGCTGCAGTCCGGGCGGATCGACGCCTCGTTCGGCCCGAACGCGACGGCCGCGTACAAGGCCAAGGTCTCGCCGCAGGACTTCACCGTCGTCGGCACGCTGAACGGCGGCTGGCCGGACACCGCGCAGATCGCCGTCACCACGCTCAAGGGCAGCGGCTGGGCCGACGCCGTGACCGCCGCGCTGCAGGGCGCGTTCGACGACGGCTCGTACACCGAGGTCCTGGAGCGCTGGGGCCTGGAGGCCGAGGCGATCGACGCACCCGAGACGAACCCGCCGGGCCTGCCGAAGACGTCCTGA
- a CDS encoding ABC transporter permease: protein MARYVARRAAQGLFVLWAAFTIAFFVLYLLPSDPAALAAGSGGEVASVDPALLDDLRARYGLDRPVLVQYADALWGAVRLDFGPSYQSGAPAGSLVAQALPQTLLLTGVALTLAVLGGTALAVASVLPRSRWLRQALSALPPVGVALPTFVIGLVLLQWLSFRAGLLPAIGNAGWQSLVLPAVTLAIPPGAQLAQVLSRSLRGTLGEPYVETARAKGAGRLRVQLGHALRNAAIPAFTMLGVLVGGLLGGAVVTETVFSRVGLGRLTVQSVNTQDVPVVLAIVVLSALVFVVTTLVVDLLYPLLDPRIERAPTRKAVAA from the coding sequence ATGGCCCGGTACGTCGCGCGGCGCGCCGCCCAGGGGCTGTTCGTGCTCTGGGCCGCGTTCACCATCGCGTTCTTCGTGCTCTACCTGCTCCCGAGCGACCCGGCGGCGCTGGCCGCCGGGTCGGGCGGGGAGGTGGCGTCGGTCGACCCGGCCCTGCTGGACGACCTGCGCGCCCGGTACGGGCTCGACCGGCCGGTGCTGGTCCAGTACGCCGACGCGCTGTGGGGTGCGGTCCGGCTCGACTTCGGGCCGTCGTACCAGTCGGGCGCGCCGGCCGGGTCCCTGGTGGCCCAGGCGCTGCCGCAGACCCTGCTGCTGACCGGGGTCGCCCTGACGCTCGCGGTGCTCGGCGGCACGGCGCTCGCGGTGGCGAGCGTGCTGCCCCGCAGCCGGTGGCTGCGCCAGGCGCTGTCGGCGCTGCCGCCGGTGGGGGTCGCGCTGCCGACGTTCGTCATCGGGCTCGTGCTGCTGCAGTGGCTGTCGTTCCGCGCCGGCCTGCTGCCCGCGATCGGCAACGCCGGCTGGCAGAGCCTGGTCCTGCCCGCCGTGACCCTCGCGATCCCGCCCGGCGCCCAGCTCGCGCAGGTGCTGTCCCGCAGCCTGCGGGGCACGCTCGGCGAGCCGTACGTCGAGACCGCCCGGGCCAAGGGCGCCGGCCGCCTCCGCGTGCAGCTCGGGCACGCGCTCCGGAACGCCGCCATCCCGGCGTTCACGATGCTCGGCGTCCTGGTCGGCGGGCTGCTCGGCGGCGCCGTCGTCACCGAGACCGTGTTCTCCCGGGTCGGGCTCGGGCGGCTCACCGTGCAGTCGGTCAACACCCAGGACGTGCCGGTGGTGCTCGCGATCGTCGTGCTGTCGGCGCTGGTGTTCGTCGTCACGACCCTGGTCGTCGACCTGCTCTACCCGCTGCTGGACCCGCGCATCGAGCGGGCCCCGACCCGGAAGGCGGTGGCCGCGTGA
- a CDS encoding LLM class flavin-dependent oxidoreductase yields MPVEFLGIATTNDASETRAATTRPFDAGYLERIVRAHEDNGWTRVLFAYGSSGPEPAALAAYVASRLDSIELLLAHRPNVSYPTYAAKTFATLDQLSGGRLSVHFITGGNDHEQGREGDTLTKDERYARTQEYIQIVKRAWTATEPFDHHGRFYDFADFHLDTKPVDGHVPTISFGGSSDAAFQVGAAEADIYAVWGEPLNRTQEQIDRVHAEAAAAGRAAPPRIHAAFRPIIAPTEELAWEKAHRVLDAIEARKAALGGALSKRHPIDAPENAGSQRLLEIAAQGDRFDTVLWTATAKATGGAGNSNALVGTPEQAAEALLAYYDRGVRVISARGYDLLDDAVDFGRYVIPLVREGVAARDREAAASAAA; encoded by the coding sequence ATGCCCGTCGAGTTCCTCGGCATCGCCACCACCAACGACGCGTCCGAGACGCGCGCCGCCACGACCCGCCCGTTCGACGCCGGCTACCTGGAGCGGATCGTCCGGGCGCACGAGGACAACGGCTGGACCCGCGTCCTGTTCGCGTACGGCTCGTCCGGGCCCGAGCCGGCAGCGCTCGCGGCCTACGTCGCGTCCCGGCTCGACTCCATCGAGCTGCTGCTCGCGCACCGGCCGAACGTCTCGTACCCGACCTACGCCGCCAAGACGTTCGCCACGCTGGACCAGCTGTCCGGCGGCCGCCTCTCGGTGCACTTCATCACCGGCGGCAACGACCACGAGCAGGGCCGTGAGGGCGACACCCTCACCAAGGACGAGCGGTACGCCCGCACCCAGGAGTACATCCAGATCGTCAAGCGGGCGTGGACCGCCACCGAGCCGTTCGACCACCACGGCCGGTTCTACGACTTCGCCGACTTCCACCTGGACACGAAGCCGGTCGACGGCCACGTGCCGACCATCTCGTTCGGCGGCTCCTCGGACGCGGCGTTCCAGGTGGGTGCCGCCGAGGCGGACATCTACGCCGTCTGGGGCGAGCCGCTGAACCGCACCCAGGAGCAGATCGACCGGGTGCACGCCGAGGCCGCCGCCGCGGGCCGGGCCGCCCCGCCGCGGATCCACGCCGCGTTCCGGCCGATCATCGCGCCGACCGAGGAGCTGGCCTGGGAGAAGGCGCACCGCGTCCTCGACGCGATCGAGGCGCGCAAGGCCGCGCTCGGCGGTGCGCTGAGCAAGCGGCACCCGATCGACGCCCCGGAGAACGCCGGCTCGCAGCGGCTGCTGGAGATCGCGGCGCAGGGCGACCGGTTCGACACGGTGCTGTGGACCGCGACCGCGAAGGCCACCGGCGGGGCGGGGAACTCCAACGCCCTGGTCGGCACGCCCGAGCAGGCCGCCGAGGCGCTGCTGGCTTACTACGACCGGGGCGTCCGGGTCATCTCGGCGCGCGGCTACGACCTGCTGGACGACGCCGTCGACTTCGGCCGGTACGTGATCCCGCTGGTCCGCGAGGGCGTCGCCGCGCGCGACCGCGAGGCCGCCGCGTCGGCCGCGGCCTGA
- a CDS encoding ABC transporter substrate-binding protein: protein MTTPTPRRGARPAAAATLATTALLLAACSSGGTGGGSGDASTGADGEPVAGGDLRFAITVDSRCIDPQQVGNNDAIAVARQTVASLTAQDPGTGEIVPWLAESWEVSDDASSYTFHLREGATYADGTPIDAESVKTNFDAIVALGATASLGSQYLVGYEGTTVADPQTLTVDFAQPSAQFLQATSTFSLGLLSPASADLTPEERCAGDYVGSGPFQVDSYTQDQEIVLSKVDGYDWSSEADGHTGEAYLDTVTFQVIPESSVRAGSLASGQIDATAAIAAVDQPQFDGNGFWLQQRANPGVAYQLFPKESSPLASDEAVRVAISKGIDRQQIVDTVLTERDQAASGVLSHSTPLAADLGDLLAYDPDGAEELLDDAGWVVGDDGIREKDGRKLSTTVTFWQDPAPLELVQQQLRQIGVDLQLQHVEIAESTAIKESGDFDFDYYNLTRSDPDVLRLIFSANARNINDRPAEEVDDLLDRSAAATDPDERGQLIEEASRLLVEHGHAIPVYELSTTIAAADRVHGLAFEGSSRLDFYGAWVDPS, encoded by the coding sequence ATGACCACGCCCACCCCACGCCGGGGCGCCCGCCCCGCCGCCGCGGCCACGCTCGCCACCACCGCCCTGCTGCTCGCCGCCTGCTCGTCGGGCGGGACCGGCGGCGGGTCCGGCGACGCCTCGACCGGCGCCGACGGCGAGCCCGTCGCCGGCGGCGACCTCCGGTTCGCGATCACGGTCGACTCCCGGTGCATCGACCCGCAGCAGGTCGGCAACAACGACGCCATCGCCGTCGCCCGGCAGACCGTCGCCTCGCTCACCGCGCAGGACCCGGGCACCGGCGAGATCGTGCCGTGGCTCGCCGAGAGCTGGGAGGTGAGCGACGACGCGTCGAGCTACACGTTCCACCTGCGCGAGGGCGCGACCTACGCCGACGGCACCCCGATCGACGCCGAGTCGGTGAAGACGAACTTCGACGCGATCGTCGCGCTCGGCGCCACGGCGTCGCTCGGCTCGCAGTACCTGGTGGGCTACGAGGGGACGACCGTCGCCGACCCGCAGACGCTCACCGTCGACTTCGCCCAGCCGAGCGCCCAGTTCCTCCAGGCCACCTCGACGTTCTCGCTCGGCCTGCTGTCGCCCGCCTCGGCGGACCTCACGCCCGAGGAGCGGTGCGCCGGCGACTACGTGGGGTCCGGCCCGTTCCAGGTCGACTCGTACACCCAGGACCAGGAGATCGTGCTGTCGAAGGTGGACGGGTACGACTGGTCCTCCGAGGCCGACGGGCACACCGGTGAGGCCTACCTCGACACCGTGACCTTCCAGGTCATCCCGGAGTCGTCGGTGCGCGCCGGCAGCCTGGCCTCCGGCCAGATCGACGCGACGGCGGCGATCGCGGCGGTCGACCAGCCGCAGTTCGACGGCAACGGGTTCTGGCTGCAGCAGCGCGCCAACCCCGGCGTGGCCTACCAGCTGTTCCCGAAGGAGTCGAGCCCGCTCGCGTCCGACGAGGCGGTGCGGGTCGCGATCTCGAAGGGCATCGACCGGCAGCAGATCGTCGACACCGTGCTCACCGAGCGCGACCAGGCCGCGTCCGGCGTGCTCTCCCACTCCACCCCGCTCGCCGCGGACCTGGGCGACCTGCTCGCCTACGACCCCGACGGCGCCGAGGAGCTGCTGGACGACGCCGGCTGGGTGGTCGGCGACGACGGCATCCGGGAGAAGGACGGTCGGAAGCTGTCCACCACCGTCACGTTCTGGCAGGACCCGGCGCCGCTGGAGCTCGTGCAGCAGCAGCTGCGCCAGATCGGCGTGGACCTGCAGCTGCAGCACGTCGAGATCGCCGAGTCGACCGCCATCAAGGAGAGCGGCGACTTCGACTTCGACTACTACAACCTCACCCGGTCGGACCCGGACGTGCTGCGGCTGATCTTCTCGGCGAACGCGCGCAACATCAACGACCGCCCGGCCGAGGAGGTCGACGACCTGCTCGACCGGTCCGCCGCGGCCACCGACCCCGACGAGCGCGGGCAGCTGATCGAGGAGGCCTCCCGCCTGCTGGTCGAGCACGGCCACGCCATCCCGGTCTACGAGCTGTCCACCACGATCGCCGCCGCCGACCGCGTGCACGGGCTCGCGTTCGAGGGCTCCAGCCGGCTCGACTTCTACGGCGCCTGGGTGGACCCGTCCTGA
- a CDS encoding ABC transporter permease: MTTTTTTREPEEIEVADRQDARSILRHGRARRAGSAGPWPARAGRYLLRRPGLVIAGLVLLLVAAWAAVPTVFASGDPITGVPADRLLGPSAEHLLGTDHLGRDVWTRVVHGASLSLRTTALAVVVGLVVGSALGLLAGFLRGWVDDVVGRAVDVLLAVPSILLSLAIITALGTGPTKIAVAVGVGAVATFARVMRAEVLRTSTSVYVEAARASGARWWSVLGRHVLPNSAGPVLALVALEFGGAVLAVSALSFLGYGTPPPTPEWGSLISGGRDYLATAWWLTTLPGLVIVAVVLSANRVARALETTGEDQ; the protein is encoded by the coding sequence GTGACCACCACGACCACCACCCGCGAGCCGGAGGAGATCGAGGTCGCCGACCGCCAGGACGCCCGGTCGATCCTGCGGCACGGACGGGCGCGACGCGCCGGGTCCGCCGGGCCGTGGCCGGCGCGGGCGGGCCGGTACCTGCTGCGGCGGCCCGGGCTCGTGATCGCGGGCCTCGTGCTGCTGCTGGTCGCCGCGTGGGCCGCCGTGCCGACGGTGTTCGCGTCCGGCGACCCGATCACTGGGGTGCCCGCCGACCGGCTGCTCGGGCCGTCGGCGGAGCACCTGCTCGGCACCGACCACCTCGGCCGCGACGTGTGGACCCGGGTCGTGCACGGCGCCTCGCTGTCGCTGCGGACCACGGCGCTCGCGGTGGTGGTCGGCCTGGTGGTCGGCTCGGCGCTCGGGCTGCTGGCCGGGTTCCTGCGCGGCTGGGTGGACGACGTCGTGGGGCGGGCTGTGGACGTGCTGCTCGCGGTGCCGAGCATCCTGCTGTCGCTCGCGATCATCACCGCGCTCGGCACCGGGCCCACCAAGATCGCCGTCGCGGTCGGCGTGGGCGCCGTGGCGACGTTCGCCCGGGTCATGCGCGCCGAGGTGCTGCGCACGTCGACCTCGGTCTACGTCGAGGCCGCCCGCGCGTCGGGCGCCCGCTGGTGGTCGGTGCTGGGCCGGCACGTGCTGCCCAACTCCGCCGGGCCGGTGCTCGCGCTGGTCGCGCTGGAGTTCGGCGGCGCGGTGCTGGCGGTGTCCGCGCTGAGCTTCCTCGGCTACGGCACGCCGCCGCCCACCCCCGAGTGGGGGTCGCTGATCTCCGGCGGCCGCGACTACCTCGCCACCGCCTGGTGGCTCACCACCCTGCCCGGGCTCGTGATCGTGGCGGTCGTGCTGTCCGCCAACCGGGTCGCGCGGGCGCTCGAGACGACGGGAGAGGACCAGTGA
- a CDS encoding dipeptide ABC transporter ATP-binding protein — translation MQEDRAPARADAGATPVLEVEGLEVGYRTRDGQVYRAVRGVDLRVRPGEVVALVGESGSGKSTTAHAALHLLARGGSVTGGRIRLGGRDVSDLTEREWQGVRGREVGLVPQDPTVSLNPVQRVGDQVAEVLVIHGLARRREARRRAVALLEQAGVPDPAARARQYPHELSGGLRQRVLIAIAIAAGPRLIVADEPTSALDVTVQRRILDHLETLVRDRGTALLLITHDLGVAADRADRIVVLEHGVVVEEGTADEVLADPRHPYTRQLIAAAPSLADGRLGLSAAEAPAAPAAEVAPVLELVDVRKDFPRPRGAAGARSLVAVDGVSLRVDRGTTYALVGESGSGKSTTARLALHLEQPTAGRVRFRGEDVTGARGETLRRLRRGFQVVYQSPYASLDPRFTVADVIAEPLRAYGVGTRAERAERVRELLADVALPADAARRSPRELSGGQRQRVAIARALALRPDLVVLDEPVSALDVSVQAQILDLLVRLQAEHGLTYLFISHDLAVVRRVADHVGVLHDGRLVEQGTAEAILLDPREDYTRELVAAIPGRRRRPVAPAGSTARTAPEEAR, via the coding sequence CTGCAGGAGGACCGGGCCCCGGCGCGGGCCGACGCCGGCGCGACGCCCGTGCTCGAGGTCGAGGGCCTCGAGGTCGGCTACCGGACCCGGGACGGTCAGGTGTACCGGGCCGTGCGCGGGGTGGACCTGCGGGTCCGGCCCGGCGAGGTCGTCGCCCTGGTCGGCGAGTCCGGGTCCGGCAAGAGCACCACCGCGCACGCGGCGCTGCACCTGCTCGCCCGCGGCGGGTCGGTCACGGGCGGGCGGATCCGGCTCGGCGGGCGGGACGTGTCCGACCTCACCGAGCGCGAGTGGCAGGGCGTCCGCGGCCGGGAGGTCGGGCTGGTCCCGCAGGACCCGACCGTCTCGCTCAACCCCGTGCAGCGCGTCGGCGACCAGGTGGCGGAGGTGCTGGTCATCCACGGGCTCGCCCGGCGCCGGGAGGCGCGCCGCCGCGCGGTGGCCCTGCTGGAGCAGGCCGGCGTCCCGGACCCGGCCGCACGCGCCCGGCAGTACCCGCACGAGCTGTCCGGAGGCCTGCGGCAGCGGGTGCTCATCGCCATCGCGATCGCGGCGGGGCCGCGGCTGATCGTGGCCGACGAGCCGACCAGCGCCCTCGACGTCACCGTGCAGCGGCGCATCCTCGATCACCTGGAGACGCTGGTCCGCGACCGCGGGACGGCGCTGCTGCTCATCACGCACGACCTCGGGGTCGCCGCCGACCGGGCCGACCGGATCGTCGTGCTGGAGCACGGGGTGGTGGTCGAGGAGGGCACCGCCGACGAGGTGCTCGCGGACCCGCGGCACCCGTACACGCGGCAGCTGATCGCGGCGGCGCCGAGCCTCGCGGACGGGCGGCTGGGCCTGTCCGCGGCAGAGGCTCCCGCGGCGCCGGCCGCCGAGGTGGCGCCGGTGCTGGAGCTGGTCGACGTCCGCAAGGACTTCCCGCGCCCTCGCGGCGCCGCGGGGGCGCGCTCGCTGGTCGCCGTCGACGGCGTGAGCCTGCGCGTCGACCGCGGGACCACGTACGCCCTGGTCGGCGAGTCGGGCTCGGGCAAGAGCACCACCGCCCGCCTCGCGCTGCACCTGGAGCAGCCCACCGCGGGCCGGGTGCGGTTCCGCGGCGAGGACGTCACCGGCGCGCGCGGCGAGACCCTGCGCCGGCTGCGCCGCGGGTTCCAGGTCGTCTACCAGAGCCCCTACGCCTCGCTCGACCCGCGGTTCACGGTCGCGGACGTGATCGCCGAGCCGCTGCGCGCCTACGGCGTCGGCACCCGGGCGGAGCGCGCCGAGCGGGTGCGCGAGCTGCTCGCCGACGTCGCCCTGCCCGCCGACGCGGCCCGGCGCAGCCCGCGCGAGCTCTCGGGCGGGCAGCGGCAGCGGGTCGCGATCGCCCGCGCGCTGGCGCTGCGCCCGGACCTCGTCGTCCTCGACGAGCCGGTGTCGGCGCTCGACGTGTCCGTGCAGGCGCAGATCCTCGACCTGCTGGTCCGGCTGCAGGCGGAGCACGGGCTGACCTACCTGTTCATCTCGCACGACCTCGCGGTGGTCCGCCGGGTCGCCGACCACGTCGGCGTGCTGCACGACGGCCGGCTGGTGGAGCAGGGCACCGCCGAGGCGATCCTGCTCGACCCGCGCGAGGACTACACCCGCGAGCTCGTCGCGGCGATCCCGGGCCGCCGCCGACGCCCGGTCGCGCCGGCCGGCAGCACCGCCCGCACCGCCCCGGAGGAGGCCCGATGA
- a CDS encoding rhodanese-like domain-containing protein — protein sequence MTSTASTPDVPNTASTPDDPGTAAPEAAAPALRAPVEAADEVARGALLVDVRSAGGRASHGEIPGSTLLDRTDLDALFGPAHAPVISIDTPVVVVCGSENGSRPVAEALAARGYPVSHVDGGFPAWRDAGLPAEPPRSSVPATEGVAHAPTSGATADLA from the coding sequence ATGACCAGCACCGCCAGCACGCCTGACGTCCCCAACACCGCCAGCACGCCCGACGACCCCGGCACCGCTGCCCCCGAGGCCGCGGCACCGGCCCTCCGGGCTCCCGTCGAGGCCGCCGACGAGGTCGCCCGCGGCGCCCTGCTCGTCGACGTCCGCTCCGCCGGCGGCCGCGCGTCCCACGGCGAGATCCCCGGCTCCACCCTGCTCGACCGCACCGACCTCGACGCCCTGTTCGGCCCGGCGCACGCCCCGGTCATCTCGATCGACACCCCGGTGGTGGTCGTGTGCGGCTCGGAGAACGGCAGCCGCCCGGTCGCCGAGGCCCTCGCGGCCCGCGGCTACCCGGTCTCGCACGTCGACGGCGGCTTCCCGGCCTGGCGCGACGCCGGCCTCCCCGCCGAGCCCCCGAGGTCGTCGGTTCCGGCCACCGAGGGGGTGGCGCACGCGCCGACCTCGGGCGCAACCGCCGACCTCGCCTGA